The following proteins are encoded in a genomic region of Parus major isolate Abel chromosome 20, Parus_major1.1, whole genome shotgun sequence:
- the PFDN4 gene encoding prefoldin subunit 4 has product MAATMKKAAAEDVNVTFEDQQKINKFARNTSRITELKEEIEVKKKQLQNLEDACDDIMLLDDADSHLIPYQIGDVFISHSLEETQEMLEEAKRSLQEEIEALESRVESIQGVLSDLKVQLYAKFGNNINLEAEDS; this is encoded by the exons ATGGCCGCCACCATGAAGAAGGCG GCTGCAGAAGATGTCAATGTCACTTTTGAAGATCAACAGAAAATTAACAAGTTTGCAAGAAATACCAGCAGGATCACAgagctgaaagaagaaatagaagtgAAAAAG AAACAGCTTCAGAATCTGGAGGATGCCTGTGATGACATCATGCTGCTGGATGATGCTGATTCCCACCTGATTCCCTACCAGATTGGGGATGTGTTCATCAGTCACTCCCTGGAGGAGACACAGGAGATGCTGGAGGAGGCAAAG agaAGTTTACAAGAGGAAATTGAAGCATTGGAATCCCGAGTGGAGTCGATCCAGGGGGTGTTGTCTGACCTCAAAGTTCAGCTCTATGCAAAGTTTGGAAATAACATAAATCTGGAGGCTGAGGACAGTTAA